A region of Salinibacter sp. 10B DNA encodes the following proteins:
- a CDS encoding NAD(P) transhydrogenase subunit alpha: protein MLNNLIIFVLAAFVGTEILTKVPQTLHTPLMSGANAISGITIVGALVAAGMTTDPWSGWIGFAALIVATINVVGGFLVTDRMLEMFGEKKSSGAGQAAQRTNGTPG from the coding sequence ATGCTAAACAACCTCATCATCTTCGTCCTCGCGGCGTTCGTCGGCACCGAAATTCTGACGAAAGTGCCACAGACGCTCCACACCCCGCTAATGTCCGGGGCGAACGCGATCAGTGGCATTACCATTGTCGGGGCGCTCGTCGCCGCCGGAATGACGACCGACCCGTGGTCGGGTTGGATCGGCTTTGCGGCCCTCATCGTCGCCACGATCAACGTGGTGGGGGGCTTTCTGGTCACCGACCGGATGCTGGAGATGTTCGGGGAAAAGAAATCTTCCGGAGCCGGGCAGGCGGCGCAGCGGACAAACGGCACTCCCGGTTGA
- a CDS encoding NAD(P)(+) transhydrogenase (Re/Si-specific) subunit beta, with protein MKTAIIDLTYLLSAVLFIFGLKRMQSPVTARSGNVLASLGMLVAVVATLFLKEILSWPMIIAGVVIGGGIGLVLARKVEMTAMPELVAVFNGFGGLASALVSGAELSQHIAGTASSTFGLVSAITISLSILIGTVTFSGSIVANGKLSGWITGSPISFPGLRVLTVLLLIGAGGAMGVMIAMADAFPELAAPTIQAAAGLGASALLLGILLVIPIGGADMPVVVSLLNSYSGLAAATTGFVLNNTALIVSGTLVGAAGMILTVIMCDAMNRSLANVILGGFGGDDGAVGGPDVPEGKTVNETSPDDTAILASYAEKVVIVPGYGLAVAQAQHEVREMADQLEAQGVEVKYAIHPVAGRMPGHMNVLLAEANVSYEKLYEMDEINPEFPTTDLAIVVGANDVVNPAAREDEGSPIYGMPILNVDEAETVVVIKRSLSPGYSGVPNNLFYADNTKMLFSDAKEAVAGITESIKEMQEA; from the coding sequence ATGAAAACCGCAATTATCGACCTTACGTATCTGCTTTCGGCCGTGTTGTTTATTTTCGGGCTGAAGCGTATGCAGTCGCCCGTCACGGCCCGCTCGGGAAACGTCCTGGCGTCTCTTGGAATGCTCGTGGCCGTCGTCGCTACGCTCTTTTTGAAGGAGATCTTATCGTGGCCCATGATTATCGCCGGGGTTGTGATCGGCGGTGGGATAGGACTCGTTCTGGCTCGCAAGGTTGAGATGACGGCGATGCCGGAACTGGTGGCCGTGTTTAACGGATTTGGTGGGCTTGCGTCCGCCCTCGTGTCGGGGGCCGAGCTTTCACAGCACATTGCGGGCACGGCCTCTTCTACCTTCGGTCTCGTCTCGGCCATCACCATCTCGCTTTCTATTCTCATCGGGACGGTCACCTTTTCGGGAAGCATTGTGGCCAACGGGAAGCTGAGCGGCTGGATTACCGGGAGTCCGATTTCCTTTCCCGGACTGCGAGTACTCACGGTGCTTCTGCTTATTGGGGCCGGAGGGGCCATGGGCGTCATGATTGCGATGGCGGATGCCTTTCCGGAGCTCGCTGCGCCTACGATTCAAGCAGCGGCCGGCCTGGGGGCGTCGGCCCTACTTCTCGGCATCCTGCTCGTGATTCCAATCGGGGGAGCGGACATGCCGGTGGTGGTGTCACTCCTGAACTCCTATTCGGGCCTCGCTGCCGCCACGACGGGTTTTGTGCTGAACAACACGGCTCTGATCGTGAGTGGGACGCTGGTGGGGGCAGCCGGGATGATCCTCACCGTCATCATGTGTGATGCCATGAATCGCTCCCTCGCGAATGTCATCCTCGGGGGCTTTGGCGGAGACGACGGGGCAGTGGGCGGCCCAGACGTGCCGGAAGGGAAGACTGTAAACGAAACGTCGCCGGACGATACCGCGATTCTTGCCAGCTATGCCGAGAAGGTGGTCATCGTGCCCGGGTACGGGCTTGCCGTCGCCCAGGCGCAGCACGAGGTGCGCGAGATGGCCGATCAGTTGGAGGCGCAGGGAGTGGAGGTGAAGTACGCGATTCATCCCGTGGCCGGGCGCATGCCGGGCCACATGAACGTGCTGCTGGCAGAGGCCAACGTCTCGTACGAGAAGCTCTACGAGATGGATGAGATCAATCCGGAGTTTCCGACGACGGACCTCGCTATTGTCGTGGGCGCGAACGACGTGGTGAATCCGGCAGCCCGTGAGGATGAGGGTAGTCCCATCTACGGGATGCCCATCCTGAACGTGGATGAGGCGGAGACCGTGGTCGTGATCAAGCGGAGCCTCAGTCCCGGGTACTCCGGCGTGCCGAACAATCTCTTCTATGCTGACAACACGAAAATGCTCTTCAGCGATGCGAAGGAGGCGGTGGCCGGCATTACGGAATCCATCAAGGAAATGCAGGAGGCCTGA
- a CDS encoding SDR family oxidoreductase, whose translation MNLRNRLVWITGASSGIGEALAYECSQRGAQLVLSSRREETLHEVRTQCPRPEEHRVQTLDLADPASLQQAAETVQHDVGPVDVLINNGGISQRSTAAEAEMDVVRRIMEVNFFGTVQLTKAVLPTMQKREAGQIAVVSSIVGKFGTPKRSSYAASKHALHGWFDSLRAEVHDEGIGVTMICPGFVKTNVATNALSADGTPQGEAGRDKGMPAPKCAETIADAIERGKDEVYIGGWEITGVYAKRFVPSLFRRMIRRYDGT comes from the coding sequence ATGAACCTCCGCAACCGTCTCGTCTGGATCACGGGTGCCTCCTCCGGCATCGGCGAAGCCCTCGCCTACGAGTGCAGCCAGCGCGGTGCTCAGCTTGTGCTCTCCTCTCGCCGTGAAGAAACACTCCATGAGGTCCGCACGCAGTGTCCCCGTCCCGAAGAGCACAGGGTCCAGACACTCGATCTTGCCGATCCCGCCTCCCTACAACAGGCCGCTGAGACCGTGCAGCACGACGTCGGCCCCGTCGATGTGCTTATCAATAACGGAGGCATCAGCCAGCGGAGTACGGCCGCCGAGGCAGAGATGGACGTGGTGCGGCGCATCATGGAGGTCAACTTCTTCGGCACTGTCCAACTCACGAAAGCCGTGTTGCCCACCATGCAGAAACGTGAAGCAGGGCAAATTGCCGTCGTGAGCAGTATCGTCGGCAAGTTCGGCACACCGAAGCGCTCTTCCTATGCGGCCTCCAAGCATGCCCTACATGGCTGGTTCGACTCGCTCCGCGCGGAGGTACACGATGAGGGCATCGGCGTGACGATGATTTGCCCGGGATTCGTCAAAACAAACGTGGCCACCAACGCCCTAAGCGCCGACGGCACTCCGCAGGGCGAGGCGGGACGGGACAAAGGCATGCCGGCCCCCAAGTGTGCCGAAACGATTGCCGACGCCATTGAGAGGGGAAAAGATGAAGTCTACATCGGGGGCTGGGAAATTACCGGCGTCTACGCCAAGCGGTTCGTTCCGAGTCTCTTTCGCCGCATGATCCGGCGGTACGACGGGACGTGA